A single Limanda limanda chromosome 19, fLimLim1.1, whole genome shotgun sequence DNA region contains:
- the LOC133026426 gene encoding uncharacterized protein LOC133026426, whose protein sequence is MFVFPISSECAQELIENVDFPGSDITFLYSPDARHCQQLCTEHPSCLFFTFVRQDWTRDNRNFYCYLKSTPSLKPKVRTPLQGLTSGFSLKNCPSELEQPCRSQLYKNVDFLGADYKQLFTSSDEECHRVCTQDPHCRFFTFVNDAFRPSSIRYNWVPDLEAEFVSGQDNLSDDGELRVELRHHGARKLTAPAPTAGLRWGSRGPINSRANASLGAGLALARELTGAVEPGRLSPEPGFGPPDCKGTKTSFVPHSAWRGVLNEDKPSVRWRNRTAGVLSGVYEARTGSKRFGVSIKSVHSVRATGIYASLTSLFFPRYKCHLKHSWSVPRTPVIKRQVGAVSGFSHKLQITQHFGPVCQGKLLLNTDIPGHDIDKLPAASAEHCQALCSDKPRCTYFSYNSDNFQCYLKGNRAVMVTRAKVGFTSGIPVHFCQMDDSWLQVSHQGVSFEGSDFRSELMDDPDTCQRTCTTDPLCQFYTYFNKSYSNPDLRRRCYLKRVITAPAPPKVDKYKNLISGFSLKNSETLEWPRQFWPLLLQCVFTGKAQDAYASLESGMSLNYDHVKEAVLRAYELMPEEYRQRDSYDKPQSSLGRSFSAPRPPVTQKSPELDDVFLPFVMKGAVSLTAGGPKVPVVILRDSAASQSVILSGVLPLSEKSSTDSAALVRGFGMQFVGIPLHTIHLDSELVTGPVIVGVSDEFPVGGVSFILGNDLAGGKVLLNPENFILLVPQNVECHIGMLPVCFTVCQGKLLLNTDIPGHDIDKLPAASAEHCQALCSDKPRCTYFSYNSDNFQCYLKGNRDAMVTRAKVGFTSGIPVHFCQMDDSWLQVSHQGVSFEGSDFRSELMDDPDTCQRTCTTDPLCQFYTYFNKSYSNPDFRRRCYLKRVITAPAPPKVKKYKNLVSGFSLKNCV, encoded by the exons atgtttgtttttcccatTTCTTCAGAATGCGCTCAAGAGTTAATCGAGAATGTGGATTTCCCGGGATCAGATATAACTTTTCTCTACTCTCCGGATGCAAGGCACTGTCAGCAGCTGTGCACTGAGCACCCCTCCTGTCTCTTCTTTACCTTTGTTCGACAAGACTGGACCAGAGATAACAG GAACTTCTACTGCTACCTCAAGTCCACTCCCTCTCTAAAGCCCAAAGTCCGGACTCCACTACAGGGTCTAACTTCGGGCTTTTCTCTCAAAAACTGCCCCTCAGAGCTGG AACAACCTTGTCGGTCTCAGCTGTACAAGAATGTGGACTTCCTGGGGGCAGACTACAAACAGTTGTTCACCTCCAGTGATGAAGAGTGTCACAGGGTCTGCACGCAGGATCCTCACTGTCGGTTCTTTACTTTTGTAAATGACGCCTTCAGACCTTCATCCATAAGGTATAACTGG GTGCCTGATCTGGAGGCAGAGTTTGTCAGTGGTCAAGATAACCTCAGTGATGATGGCGAGCTCCGGGTTGAGCTCCGTCACCACGGAGCACGCAAGCtaacagctccagctcccactgcgggGCTGCGCTGGGGCTCTCGCGGCCCTATTAActcgcgagctaacgctagcctgGGAGCTGGTctagcgttagctcgcgagctaaccGGGGCTGTGGAGCCGGGCCGTCTCTCCCCGgagccaggcttcggcccacctgactg CAAAGGGACTAAAACCAGCTTCGTACCTcattccgcttggcgaggggtgttaaacGAGGATAAACCGTCCGTAAGATGGAGAAACCGTACAGCTGGCGTCCTGTCCGGTGTTTACGAGGCTCGGACCGGAAGCAAGAGATTTGGTGTGTCTATTAAATCTGTCCACTCCGTGAGAGCtacaggcatttacgcaag tttaacatcTCTGTTCTTTCCCAGATACAAATGTCACCTTAAACACAGCTGGTCGGTCCCGAGGACTCCTGTTATAAAGAGACAGGTTGGAGCAGTATCAGGATTCTCCCACAAGCTGCAAATAACTCAACACTTTGGACCAG tttgCCAAGGAAAGCTTCTCTTAAACACTGACATCCCAGGACACGACATTGACAAGCTGCCTGCCGCCTCTGCTGAACACTGTCAGGCTCTTTGCAGTGATAAACCACGCTGTACATATTTCTCTTATAACAG TGATAACTTCCAATGTTACTTGAAGGGAAATCGAGCTGTAATGGTGACCAGAGCCAAAGTGGGATTCACATCTGGGATACCGGTGCACTTCTGCCAGATGGATGACA GTTGGCTTCAAGTGTCTCATCAAGGAGTCAGTTTCGAAGGTTCTGACTTTCGCTCTGAGTTGATGGATGATCCAGACACGTGTCAGAGGACCTGTACTACAGATCCTCTTTGCCAGTTCTACACCTACTTCAATAAATCCTACTCCAACCCTGATTTAAG GCGCCGCTGTTATCTCAAGCGTGTCATCACAGCACCTGCTCCTCCCAAAGTCGATAAATATAAGAATCTCATTTCCGGATTCTCCCTGAAGAACT CTGAGACCCTGGAGTGGCCTAGGCAGTTTTGGCCGTTGCTTTTACAATGTGTGTTCACGGGAAAGGCCCAGGATGCCTACGCGTCTTTGGAGTCTGGTATGAGCCTGAATTATGATCATGTCAAAGAGGCGGTGCTGAGGGCCTACGAGTTAATGCCCGAGGAATATCGCCAGAG GGACAGTTATGATAAGCCACAGTCCTCCCTGGGTCGCAGCTTCTCTGCGCCCAGGCCCCCTGTGACGCAGAAG TCTCCGGAGcttgatgatgtgtttttgcCTTTCGTCATGAAGGGGGCGGTCTCGCTGACTGCGGGAGGCCCGAAAGTCCCTGTCGTTATTCTGAGGGACAGTGCAGCCTCTCAGTCGGTCATTTTGAGTGGAGTGTTGCCTCTGTCTGAGAAATCTTCAACCGACTCGGCTGCGTTAGTCCGTGGGTTTGGGATGCAGTTTGTGGGGATTCCTTTGCACACCATTCACCTGGACTCGGAGTTGGTTACGGGGCCTGTTATTGTCGGTGTCAGTGATGAGtttcctgtcgggggggtgtcTTTCATCCTGGGGAACGATTTAGCGGGGGGGAAGGTCCTGCTTAATCCTGAA AACTTCATCTTATTGGTCCCTCAAAACGTCGAGTGCCACATTGGTAtgttacctgtgtgttttacagtttgCCAAGGAAAGCTTCTCTTAAACACTGACATCCCAGGACACGACATTGACAAGCTGCCTGCCGCCTCTGCTGAACACTGTCAGGCTCTTTGCAGTGATAAACCACGCTGTACATATTTCTCTTATAACAG TGATAACTTCCAATGTTACTTGAAGGGAAATCGAGATGCAATGGTGACAAGAGCCAAAGTGGGATTCACATCTGGGATACCGGTGCACTTCTGCCAGATGGATGACA GTTGGCTTCAAGTGTCTCATCAAGGAGTCAGTTTCGAAGGTTCTGACTTTCGCTCTGAGTTGATGGATGATCCAGACACGTGTCAGAGGACCTGTACTACAGATCCTCTTTGCCAGTTCTACACCTACTTCAATAAATCCTACTCCAACCCTGATTTCAG GCGCCGCTGTTATCTCAAGCGTGTCATCACAGCACCTGCTCCTCCCAAAGTGAAAAAATATAAGAATCTCGTTTCCGGATTCTCCCTGAAGAACTGtgtgtag